One window of Vibrio sinaloensis genomic DNA carries:
- a CDS encoding methyl-accepting chemotaxis protein: MNSIKQKSMTFLSLVTLVVMIVAFIATYYVAKGYLDKSLQSDITDTNQTLSIVLQEPVFAYDQALITNIIDSFVAFPHVQSIQVSDHRSKALAEASAEESASKSVLETQTVDVFWGGDKKVGSLEIEYRLDANDTLLQALRMVLLLLGGALLVSILATSWIVLSQIVVKPVEKVALALHEIAQGGGDLTKRLNITTNDEIGRLAASFDSFVANLQSLVQNIATSTEALVVCSSDIKQSAHVNAQSMQRQSADVEQVATALSEMSSATEEVSGNAVQTSEKTAQCSDLAKSGSDVVSKTVSDVKELGVQIEQTSLTIGELREKSAHINTVLEVIKEIAEQTNLLALNAAIEAARAGEQGRGFAVVADEVRGLAQRTQNSTEEIEEIIRELQTASMQAGEQMNKTSDRLSGTLEESDKALEALSDILENISIIADMNAQVATATEEQNAVASDVSEKVENINTTTQEVTQNALHVGEQTEMLDRLSGDIRSGLKKFKTD, from the coding sequence ATGAACTCTATTAAACAAAAGTCGATGACATTTTTGTCACTGGTAACACTCGTCGTCATGATAGTCGCTTTTATAGCTACATACTATGTCGCGAAGGGTTATCTTGATAAGTCTTTACAAAGCGACATAACAGACACTAACCAGACGTTGAGTATCGTACTGCAAGAGCCAGTTTTTGCATATGATCAAGCGCTCATCACCAACATTATCGATTCTTTTGTGGCATTCCCACATGTCCAAAGTATCCAAGTCTCTGATCATCGTAGTAAAGCATTGGCAGAGGCAAGCGCTGAAGAGTCAGCTTCGAAGTCTGTACTTGAAACCCAAACGGTCGATGTTTTCTGGGGAGGGGATAAAAAGGTCGGTTCGTTGGAGATAGAGTATCGCCTAGATGCGAATGATACATTGTTGCAGGCATTGAGGATGGTATTGCTGCTATTGGGTGGCGCGTTACTCGTTTCAATTCTTGCAACGAGTTGGATCGTTTTATCACAGATTGTTGTGAAACCCGTCGAAAAGGTCGCGCTGGCACTTCATGAGATCGCTCAAGGTGGTGGTGATTTGACTAAGCGATTAAATATCACAACAAATGATGAAATCGGTCGACTGGCAGCAAGCTTCGATAGTTTTGTCGCTAATTTGCAATCACTTGTTCAAAATATTGCGACATCTACAGAAGCTCTAGTGGTATGTTCAAGCGATATCAAGCAGAGTGCACATGTCAACGCCCAATCGATGCAGCGTCAGTCTGCTGATGTGGAGCAAGTAGCAACGGCGCTCAGCGAAATGAGCAGTGCGACAGAAGAAGTCTCTGGCAACGCAGTGCAAACGTCTGAAAAAACGGCCCAATGTAGCGACTTAGCGAAGTCAGGAAGTGACGTTGTGAGCAAAACAGTGTCTGATGTTAAGGAACTTGGTGTTCAGATAGAGCAAACGTCATTGACGATTGGTGAGCTGAGAGAAAAAAGTGCTCACATTAATACTGTACTAGAAGTGATTAAAGAAATAGCTGAACAAACCAATCTTTTGGCGCTGAACGCAGCGATTGAGGCTGCGAGAGCCGGTGAGCAAGGTCGAGGCTTTGCTGTTGTTGCTGATGAGGTTCGAGGACTTGCTCAACGCACTCAAAATTCAACAGAGGAAATTGAAGAAATTATTCGAGAGTTACAAACAGCATCCATGCAAGCTGGCGAGCAGATGAACAAAACGAGTGATCGTTTGTCAGGTACGTTGGAGGAGTCAGACAAAGCGCTCGAAGCGTTATCTGATATTTTGGAAAACATTTCGATTATTGCTGATATGAATGCGCAAGTCGCAACGGCAACCGAGGAGCAAAACGCGGTAGCATCTGATGTAAGTGAAAAAGTAGAGAACATCAATACGACTACTCAAGAAGTTACGCAGAATGCGCTTCATGTAGGTGAGCAGACTGAGATGCTAGATAGACTCAGTGGGGATATTAGGTCGGGTCTTAAGAAATTCAAAACAGACTGA
- a CDS encoding GGDEF domain-containing phosphodiesterase: MGTVDTTSLILDLLERDLFIGTWSLSIDHELFTWSKVTKQIFGIRADATPSLVEVLELFLPRYQADLVYRLRNISRFGGRFQFDAEVKTQTGKLCRVRLYVAYIEQSNEYVGLIKEVKASESNDRLPTLLGLDSSMSTLSSQLLHLIEESVILYDKDGVVVSMNESARSNFAFSGSHAVTLEAMLPSLIFDKNWRQPPIDNQIYFDTSITFLNGEDTPVEVLLTRFSIDKSAPRIAIIRPKVRSNTNLHDDVLTGLKSRHALVEQLSTDTVDNRTVLAINLKEFAKVNFVFGDHEGDLVLIEVSKILVEHFGHCGVVVRDYADRFFVVMNGFGYDHLEDVKCQVKSFLERFEKKINGYHADHYVTAYVGIAIVDDCSPLEVLANAQSALMNAKSRVGKHYSVFKNSQLENVKANYNLEYELREALENNQIVFWIQPQYSPTKTVIGGELLSRWVGKDGMIKHSPAVYMDIAEETGLVHGIGLLAIEYAAIFLNEINESYPDFSLSINVSPSQMLSSSFVPSIEDIFSAYGASLANLNVEVTEELLVSDVNQVEKSIRALRARGVSVSIDDYGTGYSNIRRLVDLDVTELKIDKSLIIPLPISKQCKAVVSSIVEMSHKLGFKTVAEGVESNEHAELCKTMGLDVLQGFHFSPAVPYPEFYMLIESNRGK; the protein is encoded by the coding sequence ATGGGAACCGTAGATACAACATCTCTGATACTAGATCTGTTGGAACGTGATCTATTTATAGGAACTTGGAGTCTGAGTATAGATCATGAGCTTTTCACGTGGAGTAAAGTCACGAAGCAAATATTCGGTATTCGCGCGGACGCTACACCTAGCCTTGTTGAGGTCTTAGAGTTATTTTTGCCTCGCTATCAAGCTGACTTGGTCTATAGACTGCGCAACATAAGTCGCTTCGGCGGTCGGTTTCAATTTGATGCTGAAGTGAAAACTCAGACGGGCAAACTATGCCGAGTGAGACTCTACGTCGCATATATAGAGCAAAGTAATGAGTATGTCGGCTTGATAAAGGAGGTGAAAGCATCAGAAAGTAATGACAGGTTACCAACATTGCTTGGGTTAGATAGTTCGATGTCGACGCTTTCTTCTCAACTACTCCATCTGATTGAAGAGTCTGTCATTCTCTATGATAAGGACGGAGTGGTTGTCAGCATGAATGAGTCCGCTAGATCGAATTTCGCATTTTCGGGCAGCCACGCCGTTACACTTGAAGCTATGTTACCGTCACTGATTTTTGATAAGAATTGGCGGCAGCCACCTATAGACAACCAGATATATTTTGATACCAGTATTACATTTTTGAATGGTGAAGATACACCTGTCGAGGTTCTACTTACCCGTTTTTCTATTGATAAGTCCGCCCCAAGGATCGCGATAATCAGACCAAAAGTCCGCTCGAATACCAATCTTCATGATGATGTTTTGACGGGACTTAAGAGTCGGCATGCTCTTGTTGAGCAACTGAGCACCGATACTGTCGACAACCGAACGGTTTTGGCAATCAACTTGAAGGAATTTGCCAAGGTAAACTTCGTCTTTGGTGACCATGAAGGTGACTTGGTTCTTATTGAAGTTTCTAAGATACTAGTAGAGCACTTTGGGCACTGTGGTGTTGTGGTAAGAGACTACGCAGACCGCTTCTTTGTCGTTATGAACGGTTTTGGCTACGACCACTTAGAAGATGTAAAGTGTCAAGTAAAATCTTTTTTAGAGCGATTCGAGAAGAAAATTAACGGGTACCATGCTGACCATTATGTCACCGCTTATGTTGGGATTGCGATAGTTGATGATTGTTCTCCATTAGAAGTACTAGCTAATGCTCAAAGTGCTTTAATGAATGCGAAATCAAGAGTAGGGAAACACTACTCTGTATTTAAAAATAGTCAGTTAGAAAACGTCAAAGCGAATTACAATTTGGAGTATGAGTTGCGGGAAGCGCTGGAAAACAACCAGATTGTTTTTTGGATTCAGCCACAATACTCTCCCACTAAAACGGTTATTGGAGGTGAGCTATTGTCTCGTTGGGTCGGCAAAGATGGTATGATAAAGCACAGTCCGGCAGTTTATATGGACATAGCCGAAGAAACGGGATTAGTACATGGCATCGGGCTGCTTGCGATTGAGTACGCAGCGATATTTTTAAATGAAATCAACGAGAGTTATCCAGACTTTTCACTGTCTATTAATGTTAGCCCTTCGCAGATGCTCTCGTCGTCATTCGTTCCAAGTATTGAGGACATCTTTTCTGCGTATGGAGCGAGTCTAGCTAACTTAAATGTTGAAGTCACAGAAGAACTACTTGTGAGCGATGTTAATCAAGTAGAAAAATCAATTAGAGCTTTACGCGCGCGAGGTGTTTCGGTATCGATTGATGACTATGGAACAGGGTATTCCAATATAAGAAGGCTTGTGGATTTGGATGTCACTGAACTCAAGATTGACAAATCATTAATTATACCTCTACCGATATCCAAACAGTGCAAGGCAGTCGTCTCTTCTATCGTTGAGATGTCACATAAGCTAGGATTTAAGACGGTAGCAGAGGGGGTCGAATCAAATGAACATGCAGAACTATGCAAGACTATGGGATTAGATGTGTTGCAAGGTTTCCACTTTTCCCCAGCAGTCCCCTATCCAGAATTCTATATGCTCATTGAGAGTAATAGAGGAAAATAG
- a CDS encoding substrate-binding periplasmic protein, which translates to MSVRFQTCSVFFLMLASFNCVAQSIKLNLYTQDFPPLQFTLEGEPRGYVVDYVKKAIERANESVPMKVEGVHFAPWKRALKTVREKENTLLFSISRTQARENDYLWVAKVSPYKVGLFKLNGRNKIAITDIKHLSHSRVSAPPGSSFQQLFQRYNFISVIPVSESKEAIRLLHSQRIDYAPMVEASAYYRLKEYGYNPEEFVKVTDIAELCDDLWLVTSKSTAPEVVKALQRSFDDLEQMSYLEHLIQTYPKNSEIMNRYLHQKLSSE; encoded by the coding sequence ATGTCCGTAAGATTTCAAACTTGTTCAGTTTTTTTCCTAATGCTCGCTAGCTTTAATTGTGTTGCTCAATCGATAAAGCTCAATCTATACACCCAAGATTTCCCGCCGCTCCAGTTTACCCTAGAAGGCGAACCACGTGGGTATGTGGTTGACTATGTGAAAAAGGCGATTGAACGTGCTAATGAGTCGGTCCCGATGAAGGTTGAAGGTGTACATTTTGCTCCTTGGAAACGCGCATTGAAAACCGTCAGAGAAAAAGAGAATACGCTACTTTTTTCCATTTCAAGAACACAAGCACGCGAGAACGACTACCTATGGGTCGCTAAAGTTTCCCCTTATAAAGTAGGACTTTTTAAGCTTAATGGAAGGAATAAAATAGCAATCACCGACATTAAGCATCTCTCCCATTCTCGAGTTAGTGCGCCTCCAGGCAGCTCTTTCCAGCAGCTGTTTCAACGCTACAACTTCATCAGTGTCATTCCCGTAAGTGAAAGCAAAGAAGCAATCAGACTGCTTCATAGTCAACGGATAGATTATGCTCCCATGGTTGAAGCTAGCGCCTACTATCGACTCAAAGAGTATGGTTACAATCCCGAGGAGTTTGTAAAAGTCACCGATATTGCAGAACTGTGCGACGATTTATGGTTGGTAACGAGCAAATCAACTGCACCTGAAGTGGTAAAAGCTCTACAGCGTAGTTTTGACGACCTAGAGCAAATGAGCTATCTCGAGCACCTCATCCAAACATATCCGAAAAACAGTGAAATAATGAACCGCTATTTGCATCAAAAACTGTCAAGCGAATAA
- a CDS encoding putative bifunctional diguanylate cyclase/phosphodiesterase gives MKANKESNLLQAIENTTTVGTWSLDFHSQTLHWSANTKRIHDVPSYYEPKLESAINFYPLEFRAELHSQISSAVHNQTPLVFTAKIVSATGREKWVKVFGQTEPHQGMLYGAIQDITEELALNERLTDLMANRDRALNNVIEAIVHYQCDGRIVSVNNAATDLFLYNEGKLLSLNIASLFEQGHIANLTCCQGDEQQHEILGRKSDGSTFPAMLITSATDNSDVCMAIFRDLSGELETLKRIERLTFFDELSGLPNRHYLIAQLENEHASERNLIAININNFSKINLACGHDEGDKVLLEVARQLNQRAGKHALVVRDLADRFFVLQSSTESLKDREGLQLAARLLEIQDSPLAGGKLHYLSLSLGIAPINSDDRASEAIARAESALLTSRASPIEPLHIYEPSDIDTQKQQYFIEQALRHAIESDSITFYLQPKVDHHTHVTSAELLIRWFDSDGHSPFTPDEFIPVAEESGLITILGHKAITFAARCLSDLKFTHPALTLSVNVSPTQFMSHQFVDQLQDVFNKYNVNLSKLVIEVTENLLLHDEADVTNTIARLKSLGVKISLDDFGTGYSNLKRILDLNIDEIKIDKSLVIDLERSSRSRALVDSIVLMANSLSLPLTAEGVETQDVVEYCQTAGIQQMQGYYFAKPMSFEVFLTWLRRTH, from the coding sequence ATGAAGGCAAATAAAGAATCTAACCTGCTCCAAGCTATAGAAAACACGACAACAGTTGGCACATGGAGTTTAGACTTCCATTCGCAAACCCTTCATTGGAGCGCCAATACTAAGCGTATCCATGATGTACCCTCTTACTACGAGCCTAAGCTCGAGAGCGCCATCAACTTTTATCCGCTTGAGTTTAGAGCGGAACTGCATTCTCAAATCAGCTCCGCTGTACATAACCAGACTCCCCTTGTTTTTACCGCAAAAATCGTATCAGCCACAGGGCGAGAAAAATGGGTGAAAGTGTTTGGTCAAACAGAGCCTCATCAAGGCATGCTATACGGGGCGATTCAAGATATCACTGAAGAGCTGGCCTTAAATGAACGACTTACTGATTTAATGGCAAATAGGGATCGGGCACTAAACAATGTGATTGAGGCAATCGTACATTACCAATGTGATGGGCGAATCGTCAGTGTTAATAACGCGGCTACAGACCTCTTTCTTTATAATGAAGGCAAACTCCTCAGCCTGAACATAGCGTCACTTTTTGAACAGGGCCACATTGCTAACCTTACTTGTTGTCAGGGGGATGAACAACAACACGAGATTCTGGGACGTAAGTCCGACGGCTCGACTTTCCCTGCCATGCTCATTACCTCTGCCACGGACAACTCAGATGTCTGCATGGCCATCTTTCGAGACCTTTCTGGAGAACTTGAGACACTCAAGCGCATCGAGCGTTTAACATTCTTTGATGAACTCTCTGGGTTACCCAACCGGCACTATCTAATCGCTCAATTGGAAAACGAACATGCAAGCGAACGTAACCTGATCGCTATCAATATTAACAACTTTAGTAAGATAAACTTAGCCTGTGGGCATGATGAGGGTGATAAGGTACTGCTTGAAGTTGCAAGACAGCTGAATCAACGCGCTGGAAAACATGCTCTTGTAGTAAGGGATCTTGCAGATCGCTTTTTTGTTCTCCAATCCTCTACCGAGTCACTGAAGGATAGAGAGGGTCTTCAGTTGGCTGCAAGGCTACTCGAAATTCAGGATTCACCATTAGCTGGTGGAAAGTTGCATTACCTCTCTCTTTCACTGGGTATTGCGCCGATTAATTCCGACGACCGAGCATCTGAAGCCATTGCCCGCGCGGAGAGTGCCTTGTTAACCTCGCGAGCTTCTCCAATTGAACCTCTGCACATTTACGAGCCTTCAGATATTGACACGCAGAAGCAACAATATTTTATTGAACAAGCACTTCGACATGCAATTGAAAGCGATAGCATTACATTCTACTTGCAACCAAAAGTTGATCACCATACACACGTGACATCTGCTGAGCTACTTATACGTTGGTTTGATTCGGATGGCCATAGTCCATTTACCCCAGATGAGTTCATTCCCGTCGCAGAAGAAAGCGGCCTTATCACTATTTTGGGTCACAAAGCCATCACCTTCGCCGCCCGCTGCCTTTCAGATCTGAAGTTCACTCATCCAGCTCTTACTCTCTCTGTCAATGTCAGTCCCACTCAATTCATGAGTCATCAATTTGTTGACCAACTACAAGATGTTTTCAACAAGTACAATGTCAATTTGAGCAAGCTCGTTATTGAAGTAACAGAGAACCTCCTACTTCATGATGAAGCAGATGTAACTAACACCATCGCCCGTCTGAAATCTTTAGGCGTAAAGATCTCTTTGGACGATTTTGGTACAGGATACTCAAACCTCAAACGTATCTTGGACTTGAACATTGATGAAATCAAAATTGATAAATCTCTAGTAATCGATCTTGAAAGGTCTAGCAGATCTAGAGCTTTAGTAGATTCGATTGTTCTAATGGCGAACAGTTTATCACTCCCTTTGACCGCTGAAGGTGTCGAAACTCAGGATGTTGTTGAGTATTGTCAGACTGCAGGAATCCAGCAAATGCAAGGTTATTATTTTGCTAAGCCAATGTCATTTGAAGTTTTCCTGACGTGGTTGAGAAGGACACACTAG
- a CDS encoding methyl-accepting chemotaxis protein: MEWLRQKALGTQLKIVVFCVLGLTSLTMGGAIYQQAAHTLVGQSVFDAQRQLSMLSTQLGDQYQGYLLQAKRLNDVLLDRYLPNISVSAMSKQLGQSHYHELMTDGRSITSFFEPLDQFTAVTGAVATIFAPTRDGDFVRITTSLRNERNDRAFATQLGREHPAFQSLQSKQPYQSLVSLFGSRYLTYYFPIVKNNQVIALSFVGLPLDEVMNEVFSGLRDVVWGETGYTIVLDASIGNEGQYLLHPKFDSDENIKELVLPDGSRPFSHMFNKDSGVISYPFEMSNGEVDVKHMAFTRVPNWNWMVMGGAFESELGKESAVFLTSLAWQFSIGGVVLFVVLTWYINKTFTPLSTLTSTLSELGKGDWTKRFNNDTEVGRNELRLLSQAAEAMTESVRGMVTSAQVTAQQGVKSANDIDIIANDVTGHVSDVKTELTQMVSAVAQLSTSSQEIATQIEHLSGSIIEVDSLTQTGIGHLGQGIETVHRVVDEQQKLNDKVQGLNQQADHIRSVIHIIGEVAEQTNLLALNAAIEAARAGEAGRGFAVVADEVRSLAAKTQGSIADIEGIVSALVQEVADTSGTMRLVTEQSEAMMAQLSNTQKDMSHIGEYMSASSAQAQSIAATTEEQAQATASLSEQARVIDELSEQVNHAAKASTRHAHTLVADITKLTQALALFRT, encoded by the coding sequence ATGGAATGGCTACGTCAGAAAGCGTTGGGAACACAACTGAAAATCGTTGTGTTTTGTGTCTTGGGATTAACAAGTCTCACCATGGGTGGGGCAATATACCAACAAGCTGCGCACACCTTAGTTGGGCAAAGTGTCTTTGATGCCCAGCGTCAGTTGTCAATGTTATCCACTCAACTGGGTGATCAGTACCAGGGGTATCTACTCCAAGCAAAGCGATTGAACGACGTTTTACTCGACCGGTATCTCCCCAATATCTCTGTCAGCGCTATGAGCAAGCAGTTAGGTCAGAGTCATTATCATGAGCTAATGACAGATGGTCGCTCTATCACCTCTTTTTTTGAGCCGCTTGACCAATTTACGGCGGTAACGGGCGCCGTTGCCACCATATTTGCGCCTACCCGAGATGGCGACTTTGTTCGTATTACGACTTCTCTGAGAAACGAACGTAATGACAGGGCGTTTGCAACGCAGTTGGGGCGTGAGCATCCAGCATTTCAATCATTGCAGTCTAAGCAACCCTATCAATCCTTGGTGTCTCTCTTTGGCTCTCGATATCTCACTTACTACTTCCCGATTGTCAAAAACAATCAGGTCATTGCCTTGAGCTTTGTAGGCCTTCCGCTTGATGAAGTAATGAATGAGGTCTTTTCGGGCCTTAGGGATGTAGTCTGGGGGGAAACAGGGTACACCATTGTTCTTGACGCCTCTATTGGTAATGAAGGTCAATATCTATTGCATCCGAAGTTTGACAGTGATGAAAACATTAAAGAGCTAGTCCTACCTGATGGCAGTCGGCCCTTTTCCCATATGTTTAATAAAGACAGTGGTGTCATTTCATACCCATTTGAAATGTCCAATGGAGAGGTTGATGTTAAACACATGGCATTTACTCGCGTACCAAATTGGAACTGGATGGTCATGGGCGGGGCTTTTGAGTCGGAGTTGGGTAAAGAAAGTGCGGTGTTTTTGACCTCTTTGGCGTGGCAGTTTTCAATCGGTGGCGTCGTGTTGTTCGTTGTGCTGACTTGGTACATCAACAAAACCTTTACTCCGTTATCAACGTTGACTTCGACTCTGTCAGAACTCGGGAAAGGAGACTGGACAAAGCGTTTTAACAATGACACGGAGGTTGGACGCAACGAACTGCGTTTGCTGTCTCAGGCGGCTGAAGCCATGACTGAGTCAGTTCGAGGTATGGTGACGTCCGCACAAGTGACCGCACAACAAGGTGTCAAAAGTGCAAATGACATTGATATTATCGCAAACGATGTAACGGGTCATGTATCGGATGTGAAGACTGAACTGACTCAGATGGTTAGCGCTGTCGCGCAGTTGTCAACATCATCACAGGAAATTGCCACACAGATTGAGCACCTCTCTGGCAGTATTATCGAAGTCGATAGTTTAACCCAAACGGGCATCGGTCATTTAGGCCAAGGCATCGAGACGGTGCACCGGGTCGTAGATGAGCAGCAAAAACTCAATGACAAAGTACAGGGGCTCAATCAGCAAGCAGATCACATTCGTTCTGTTATTCACATTATTGGTGAGGTCGCTGAGCAAACCAATTTGCTGGCGTTGAATGCAGCTATTGAAGCCGCTCGAGCAGGCGAAGCTGGGCGCGGTTTTGCTGTTGTCGCGGATGAAGTTCGCTCCCTTGCGGCCAAAACCCAAGGCTCTATTGCGGATATCGAAGGTATCGTGTCTGCATTGGTCCAAGAGGTGGCGGACACCTCTGGTACGATGCGCTTGGTCACCGAGCAAAGTGAGGCCATGATGGCGCAGTTGTCAAATACTCAGAAAGATATGAGCCATATTGGTGAGTACATGAGTGCTTCGTCGGCTCAAGCGCAGAGCATTGCGGCGACCACCGAAGAGCAAGCGCAAGCAACGGCCAGTTTATCCGAGCAAGCGAGAGTCATTGATGAACTCAGCGAGCAAGTTAATCACGCAGCCAAAGCCTCAACGCGTCATGCGCACACTTTGGTGGCAGACATCACTAAACTCACTCAAGCTTTGGCGCTGTTTAGAACGTAA
- a CDS encoding chemotaxis protein, whose translation MPHFSDQSQSVLMFRLHQQTTLYALGTMKIKEIVPFQRPTALPACHAYVIGAVTIRDISLPVIDLSLAMGGRGVPLSKRDTQTLIVADCMRMQVALMVDKVEHIVSCDWTSVTPLPKAVGQDTFVLGSTRYNEQLVQLLDVERVLTEIFPVDIEEAGVQLSQEELALLQKLNVLVVDDSIIARRLMSELLDRFGLRYQLCRSGDEALALLLESEDMGTKFDMVISDIEMPGLDGYELVFALNDNPSTRATYTILHTSLSSDISQDRALQVGANEALSKFNAKDLMKAMLRGAEVALADTGEIAWR comes from the coding sequence ATGCCTCATTTTTCAGACCAGTCTCAAAGCGTCCTGATGTTTCGTCTGCACCAACAAACAACACTCTACGCATTAGGCACGATGAAGATTAAGGAAATCGTCCCTTTTCAGAGACCTACCGCTTTGCCCGCTTGTCATGCTTACGTCATTGGGGCTGTGACCATTCGTGATATCAGCCTGCCTGTGATTGACTTGTCATTGGCCATGGGTGGTCGCGGCGTGCCTTTGTCCAAACGAGACACGCAAACCCTAATCGTGGCCGATTGTATGCGCATGCAAGTGGCGTTAATGGTAGACAAGGTCGAACACATTGTCTCGTGTGATTGGACATCGGTGACGCCTCTGCCTAAGGCAGTGGGGCAAGACACGTTTGTGTTGGGGAGTACGCGCTATAATGAGCAATTGGTGCAGTTGCTGGATGTTGAAAGGGTGTTGACTGAAATTTTTCCGGTAGACATTGAGGAGGCGGGTGTACAGTTATCACAAGAAGAATTGGCGTTATTGCAAAAACTCAATGTGTTGGTTGTTGATGACTCCATTATTGCCCGTCGATTGATGTCGGAGCTATTGGACCGTTTTGGTTTGAGGTATCAATTGTGTCGTAGTGGGGATGAAGCGTTGGCACTGCTTCTGGAGAGCGAGGATATGGGAACGAAGTTTGACATGGTCATTAGTGATATCGAAATGCCAGGACTGGATGGTTATGAGCTGGTCTTTGCACTGAACGATAACCCAAGCACACGAGCGACATACACCATTTTACATACCTCACTCTCCAGTGACATAAGTCAAGATCGAGCACTTCAGGTTGGAGCCAATGAGGCGTTGTCAAAATTCAATGCGAAAGATTTGATGAAGGCTATGTTGCGAGGGGCAGAAGTGGCGCTCGCCGATACTGGCGAAATCGCGTGGCGGTGA
- a CDS encoding EAL domain-containing protein has protein sequence MKKHVFPTSVLQLFDTTSEGLWFMTRDNVVEFYNTPFYEQFDMPLEGSTFDDWLTLVHPKDRESLQGKVDGHKNEAPSTHVKTRYRVKNRFGHYLWIEATGTLVEQEGDVMMVGTHKNVSEEVFLNQYLSHIANHDSETGLYNRHQFFKDMVGFDERGWLFTCCFTQLHEAQRRVGQDATSRLVSALVAVLDDVLSLQYGLYRIGADTLVFTVEAPLSVRQAMNLMTKVETRFLKQQRTHDVSLASQLSIGALRREDKDSKRLLSQVFNVSEYARLVESPVAYAGPSKAAIQRYFDIEDALETAIAHSHIDIALQPIVAAATGDLVSYEALARWTHPILGDITPGEFIPMAEKLGYIHALGLVVLEKACQFLQAFDKVHQSRPNINVNVSAQQLLRPSFVDDVMAVVAETALSPSRVVLEITESYLLESTQSMMSTLNTLNRLGFKLSIDDFGAGMTAITGLFNLPLYQVKLDRALVTEAMQLPACLKLVSYLCDYGRSHGITIVAEGVETTEMFDQLMSAGVPYLQGFCLYRPCEPSVWLASGVAA, from the coding sequence ATGAAAAAACATGTTTTCCCGACGTCGGTATTGCAACTCTTTGACACTACCAGTGAAGGTCTTTGGTTCATGACGCGTGATAACGTCGTGGAATTTTATAACACTCCGTTTTACGAGCAGTTTGATATGCCCCTCGAGGGTTCGACCTTCGACGACTGGTTGACTCTGGTGCATCCCAAGGACCGAGAAAGCTTGCAAGGCAAAGTTGATGGTCATAAAAATGAAGCACCATCCACGCACGTCAAAACCCGCTACCGGGTTAAAAACCGATTCGGGCACTATTTGTGGATTGAGGCAACCGGAACCTTGGTGGAACAAGAAGGCGACGTGATGATGGTTGGAACACATAAGAATGTGTCGGAGGAAGTATTTCTCAACCAATACCTTTCCCACATCGCCAATCATGACAGTGAAACGGGGCTGTATAACCGGCATCAGTTTTTTAAAGACATGGTAGGGTTTGATGAAAGAGGGTGGTTGTTTACTTGCTGTTTTACTCAACTTCATGAAGCTCAACGCCGAGTGGGACAGGACGCCACTTCTCGTCTAGTCTCTGCGCTGGTGGCAGTGTTGGATGACGTATTGTCGCTTCAATACGGGCTCTATCGCATTGGCGCCGATACGTTAGTTTTTACGGTCGAGGCACCGCTTAGCGTTCGACAGGCGATGAACTTAATGACGAAAGTTGAAACTCGCTTTCTCAAACAACAGCGAACCCATGACGTGTCTTTGGCTTCACAACTCAGTATCGGTGCACTGCGCCGTGAAGATAAAGACTCGAAGCGATTGCTGTCGCAAGTATTCAATGTGTCAGAGTACGCTCGATTAGTTGAGTCGCCAGTGGCGTATGCAGGGCCGTCGAAAGCAGCAATACAGCGCTATTTTGACATAGAAGATGCGTTAGAGACCGCGATAGCTCATTCGCATATAGACATTGCGCTGCAACCCATCGTGGCGGCTGCCACAGGCGATTTGGTGAGCTACGAAGCTCTGGCTCGTTGGACCCACCCTATCCTAGGGGATATCACTCCGGGGGAGTTTATCCCTATGGCGGAAAAGCTGGGTTACATACACGCACTTGGATTGGTTGTGCTAGAAAAAGCGTGCCAGTTTTTGCAAGCGTTTGACAAGGTGCATCAGTCGAGACCCAACATTAATGTCAATGTGTCGGCGCAGCAACTGCTTAGACCTTCCTTTGTCGATGATGTGATGGCGGTCGTAGCCGAGACTGCGCTTTCTCCGTCTCGGGTAGTATTGGAAATTACCGAGTCGTACTTACTTGAGAGTACCCAGTCAATGATGAGCACCTTAAACACTCTTAACCGGCTCGGTTTCAAATTATCCATTGATGATTTTGGTGCGGGTATGACCGCGATTACGGGGTTGTTCAATTTACCGCTCTATCAGGTCAAGTTGGATAGGGCACTGGTGACAGAAGCTATGCAACTCCCGGCTTGCTTAAAGCTCGTGTCATACTTGTGCGACTATGGCAGAAGTCACGGTATTACGATAGTCGCTGAAGGCGTGGAGACCACCGAGATGTTTGACCAGTTGATGTCAGCAGGCGTCCCGTACCTTCAAGGTTTCTGCTTGTATCGTCCTTGTGAACCAAGCGTTTGGTTAGCCAGTGGGGTAGCAGCATGA